TGAGCATCGGGTTCTCGACGATGGCGGTCACGAGCTTCCCGTACTCCTCGGGGCGGCCGAGGCGCTTCGGGAAGGCCGCGTCCTTGGTGAGCGCGTTGGCGAACTCGTCCGGGATGCCCTTGGTCAGACCCGTGGCGAACAGGCTCGGCGCGATCGCGAGCACGCGGATGCCCAGCGAGCCCAGGTCGCGGGCCATGGTCAGGCACATGCCCGCGATGCCGGCCTTGGCCGCGGTGTAGGCGACCTGGCCGATCTGGCCCTCGAACGCCGCGATCGACGCGGTGTTGATGATGACGCCGCGCTCCTCGTCCTCCGGATCGTTCTTGGCCATGTGAGAGGCCGCCAACCGGCTGATGTTGAACGTCGCGATGAGGTTCAGGTCGATGGTCTTGCGGAAGGTGTCGAGGCTGTGCACACCTGCCTTGCCCAGCGTGCGCTCACCGATGCCGCCGCCGGCGGTGGTGACGATGACGTGCAGGCCGCCGAGGTCGGCCACGGCAGCGGCCAGCGCCTCCTCGGTGCCGTCGAAGTCGGTGACGTCGACCGCGTGGAACGTGCCGCCGAGCTCCTGCGCGACGTCCTTGCCGTCAGAGCCCTCGCGATCCAGGATCGCCACGTCGGCGCCCTTAGCCTTGAGCAGTTCCGCAGAGGCCCGGCCCATGCCGGACGCGCCGCCGACGACGATCGCCTTCTTGCCGTTGATCTCCATAGATGAGTCCTCCTCGCCTGATTTGAGTTACAAATTTAGCGGGTCATGTCACGTTTAGGGAACCCACCCCCACGAATTGAGTATCCGGTACTCCCCGGAGGCCGGTTCGGCTCGGTACCTTGGCGGCTATGGAGGCACCGCGCGGTGTGCGCATGGTCCTCGGGGTGGCTGCCGCGCTCTTGGCGCTCGGTGTCACCCAACTCGCGGCCGTCCCGTTCGGGCCCGGGGCCGACGCGCGCAACGCGGTCGGGTCGACGGTCATCGATCACACTCCCGGTCCCGTCAAGGAATGGGCGATCCAGACCTTCGGCACCGCCGACAAGCTGTTCCTGACCATCGCAATCGTGGTCGTCATCCTGGTGCTCGCCGCCGTCACCGCCGCGGCCGAGACCCGGCGCCGGCCCGTTGGGAGCATCGCGATCGCGGCGGCCGGTGTCGCCGGGGCCGCCGCGGTGCTCAGCCGGCCAGAAGCGGGTCTGGCCGACGTGATTCCCAGCCTGCTCGGCGCGGCCTGCGGTGTCGCCGCGCTGCGGATGCTGCTGCGCGAGCGTCCATCCGACACCGAGCGTCGGCGCGCCCTGGCAGCACTGGGCGTGCTGGCCGTCGGCGTCGTCGGTGGCGTCGCGGGAGTCGCCTGGTCCCGGCGATTGAACTCCGTCGAAGGGGACCGCGAGGCCTTCGCCGCCCCCACCCCACAGGCCCCGGCCCCGCCCATTCCCGACGACGTGCAACCGCGCGGAGTGACACTGCCCAGCTTCGTCACCAGCAACGCCGACTTCTACCGCATCGACACCGCGCTGGTCGTACCGCAGTTGCCCCGGGACCAGTGGAAGTTGCGCATCCATGGCCTGGTCGATCGCGAAATCACCTTCGACTTCGACGATCTGGCGGACTTCGAACTGGTCGAGAAGGTCGTCACGCTGACGTGTGTGTCCAACCCGATCGGTGGTGACCTGATCTCCAATGCGGTCTGGACCGGCTACCGCGTGCGGGATCTGCTGGCGCGGGCCGGGGTGAAACGCGAGGCGGACATGGCGCTGTCCACCTCGAGCGACGGTTTCACCGCGGGCACCCCCGTCGACGCGCTCACCGACCGCCGCGACGCGCTGCTGGCCATCACCATGAACGGCCAGCCGCTGCCGCCCGAGCACGGGTATCCGGCCCGCCTCGTGGTGCCCGGCCTCTACGGCTATGTGTCGGCCACCAAATGGGTGGTCGACCTCGAACTCACCAGATTCGACCGCGCGCAGGCGTACTGGACGAAGTTGGGCTGGTCTCCGCGCGGGCCCATCAAGACGTCCTCGCGTGTCGACGTCCCGCGCAGCGGTCAGGTCGTGCCGGTCGGCCCGGTGACCCTCGGCGGGGTCGCGTGGGCGCAGAATCGCGGCGTGCGCGCCGTCGAGGTGCGCATCGATGACGGCATCTGGCAACCGGCCGAACTCGGCGCGAGCTACTCCGGCGACACCTGGCGGCTGTGGAGTTTCCCGTGGCGGGCCGAGGTCCCCGGAGTGCACACCGTCACCGTCCGAGCCACCGACAACACCGGTCAACTGCAGACCGAGCAGTACGCGCTTCCGGTGCCCGACGGGGCCACGGGCTGGCATGAAGTGTCGTTCTCGGTCCGATAATCGGGTTCATGCTGCTTCACGACGTCACCGCGGCCTCGCGAGAGGTGGGCGCGACCTCGTCGCGACTGGCCAAGGCCCGCCATATCGCCGAACTGCTGACCCGCGCGGCCGCCGAGGGATCGGCCGAGCAGGTGGCGGTGATCGTCGCGTGGCTGTCCGGGGACCTGCCCCAACGCCAGATCGGCGTCGGCTGGGCCGCACTGCGCTCTCTTCCGCCCGCCGCTGCCACCCCCACCCTGACCGTCGCCGAGGTCGACACGACGTTCACCGCGATCGGTGCGGTCGCGGGCCCAGGCTCGCAGGCCCGTCGGTCGACGCTGCTCACCGGGTTGTTCAGCGCCGCAACCGGCGACGAACAGGCCTTCCTGCGTGCGCTTCTCGGCGGCGAACTGCGCCAGGGCGCGCTGCGAGGACTGATGGCCGACGCCGTCGCCAAGGCCGCGAACCTGCCCGCGACCGAGGTCCGCCGCGCGGCGATGCTCGGCGGTGAGCTTCCCGCGGTGGCGGCCGCGGCGCTGACCGGCGGTGCACCCGCGCTCGCGGAGTTCACCCTGCGGGTGGGCCGACCGGTCGGCCCGATGCTGGCGCAGACCGCGTCCGGGGTCGCCGAGGCGTTGGAGAAGCTCGGTGGCACAGGCATTTTCGAAGCCAAGCTGGACGGCGCGCGGGTCCAGATCCATCGGAGCGGCTCCGACGTCGCGGTGTATACGCGCAGCCTCGACGACGTCACGGCCCGCCTGCCGGAGGTGGTCGACGCCGCGAGGGCCCTGCCGGTGCGCAGTTTCATCGCCGACGGTGAGGCGATCGCACTGCGCGACGACGGGCGTCCACACCGGTTTCAGGTCACGGCCTCGAGGTTCGGAAGCCGCGGCGGCGGCGCCATCGGTCTGTCTGTGTTCTTCTTCGACCTGCTGCACCTCGACGGCACCGATCTGCTCGACGCACCCACCGCCGAGCGACTCGCCGCACTCGATGCGGTGGTGCCAGCGCAGCACCGCGTCGACCGATTGGCCACCTCGGACGAGGAAGCGGCACAGGAGTTCCTGACCGCGACTTTGGACGCCGGACACGAAGGCGTGATGGCCAAGTCCCCGACCGCGGGCTACGAGGCGGGCCGCCGCGGCGCCGGATGGCTGAAGGTCAAACCCGTACACACCCTGGACCTCGTGGTGCTCGCGGTCGAATGGGGGTCGGGGCGCCGCACCGGGAAACTGTCGAACATTCATCTGGGTGCCCGGGATCCGGCCACCGGCGGATACGTGATGCTGGGAAAGACCTTCAAGGGCATGACCGACGCGATGCTGGACTGGCAGACAACGCGGTTCACCGAACTCGCCGACGGACCGACCGACGGGTATGTGGTGCGGGTTCGACCCGAGCAGGTCGTCGAGATCGCATTCGACGGCGTGCAGTCCTCCACCCGCTACCCGGCGGGTATGGCGCTGCGATTCGCCCGCGTCGTGCGGTATCGCGACGACAAACCCCCAGCCGAGGCGGACACGGTGGACGCGGTGCGCGCGATCTTCGAGCGCTGAGCCGACCCAATTGCTTCGATTCCCCGGCCCGCAGTGCAAGGATCGCACTCAAGCGACACAGACACCGGAGGGATCTGAGACACGTGGCCACACCCGCCGCTCCGCCAGAGCGTCTCGAGGAGACGGTCGGCGACATCACCTACATTCGCACCGAGGCGGACCTGCCGCCGGTCGCGATCATCGACCGCTCCCCCATCACCACCAAACACAAGGCGATCTTCGGCACCATCGCCCTGGTCGGCGCCATCGCCTGGGCGATCATCGCGTTCTTCCGGGGTGAGACCGTCAATGCCGTGTGGTTCGTGTTGGCCGCGATCTGCACCTACATCATCGGTTTCCGGTTCTATGCCCGGTTGATCGAGATGAAGATCGTCAAGCCCAAGGACGAGAACGCCACGCCCGCCGAGATCTTCGAGAACGGCACCGACTACATGCCGACCGACCGGCGGGTGCTGTACGGGCACCACTTCGCGGCGATCGCGGGCGCCGGTCCCCTCGTCGGACCGGTGCTCGCCACCCAGATGGGATTCCTGCCGGGCACCATCTGGATCATCATCGGCGCGGTCGTCGCGGGCTGTGTGCAGGACTACCTGGTGCTGTCGATCTCGACGCGCCGGCGCGGACGCTCGCTGGGCCAGATGGCGCGGGACGAACTCGGGGTGGTCGGCGGTGCCGCGGCGATCATCGGCGTGCTGGTCATCATGGTGATCCTGTTGGCGGTGCTGGCGCTGGTGGTGGTCAACGCGCTGGCCGAAAGCCCGTGGGGGGTCTTCTCGATCGCGATGACCATTCCGATCGCCATCTTCATGGGCCTGTATCTGCGGTTCCTCCGTCCAGGCCGGGTCTCCGAAGTGTCATTGATCGGCGTCGTGCTGCTGCTGCTGGCCGTGGTCTCCGGCGGCTGGGTGGCCGAGACCGCCTGGGGCGCCGACTGGTTCACGCTCTCGAAGGTGACTCTGTCGTGGTGCATCATCATCTACGGCCTGGCCGCGTCGGTGCTGCCGGTGTGGCTGCTGCTCGCACCACGCGACTACCTGTCGACCTTCATGAAGGTGGGCACCATCGCCCTGCTGGCGGTCGGAATCCTGTTGGCTCGCCCCCTTATGGAGGCGCCGGCCATCTCGCAGTTCGCCACCCGCGGTGACGGCCCGGTGTTCGCCGGATCGCTGTTCCCGTTCCTGTTCATCACCATCGCCTGCGGCGCGCTGTCGGGCTTCCACTCGCTGATCTCCTCGGGCACCACGCCCAAGCTCCTCGAGAAGGAGAGCCAGATGAAGCTGATCGGCTACGGCGGCATGCTGACCGAGTCGTTCGTCGCGATCATGGCGCTGATCACCGCGTGCATCCTGAACCAGCACCTGTACTTCGTGATGAACGCCCCCGCCGCCGCGACCGGCGGTACCGCGGAGTCGGCCGCCGCGTACGTGAACGGCCTGGGCCTGTCCGGCGCCCCGATCACCGCCGAGGAGATCACCGCGGCCGCCGAAGGGGTCGGGGAGAATTCGATCGTGTCCCGCACCGGCGGCGCGCCGACGCTGGCGTTCGGCATGTCCGACGTGCTGCACCAGGTGTTCGGCGGTGAGAGCCTCAAGGCGTTCTGGTACCACTTCGCGATCATGTTCGAAGCGCTGTTCATCCTGACGACCGTGGACGCCGGCACCCGGGTGGCCAGGTTCATGCTGTCCGACGGTCTGGGCAACCTGGGCGGGCCGTTGAAGAAGCTGCGCAATCCGAGTTGGCGGGTCGGCGCGTGGGCGTGCAGCGTGATCGTCGTCGCGGCCTGGGGGTCGATCCTGCTGATGGGCGTCACCGATCCACTCGGCGGGATCAACACGCTGTTCCCGTTGTTCGGCATCGCCAACCAGTTGTTGGCCGCGATCGCGTTGACCGTGGTCACGGTGGTGGTGATCAAGAAGGGCCACCTGAAGTGGGCCTGGATCCCCGGCGTTCCGCTGCTGTGGGACCTGATCGTGACGATGACGGCGTCATGGCAGAAGATCTTCTCGGCCGACCCCAAACTCGGCTACTGGAAGCAGCATTCGCAGTACGTCGCCGCCAAGGAGGCTGGTGAGACATCGTTCGGTGCGGCCAAGGATCCGGGGCAGATCGACGCCGTCATCCGCAACACCTTCATCCAGGGCACGCTTTCGATCGTGTTCGCGGTGGTGGTGATCATCGTCGTCACGGCCGGTGTGGTCATGGCGTTGCGCTCGATTCGCGGGGTCGGCAGACCCCTTGCCGAGGACGAACCTGTGCCGTCGCGCATCTTCGCCCCATCCGGCATGATCCCGACGGCTGCCGAGAAGGAGGTGCAGAAACAATGGGACGCGCTTCCCGCCTCAGCCACCAGATCCGTTGGTACTTCTCCACATTGATGGGTGACAACCACTACCGCCGGTACGTCGAGCATCGGCGGCGGTTGCACCCCGATGAGCCGGTCTGCACGGAACGGGAGTACTGGCGGATGCGCGACGCCGCCGTCGAGGCCAACCCCGGCGCCCGCTGCTGCTGATCGCCCATGACCGACGTCGATCGCACCAGGCGCAGGTACATCGAACCTGAGACCACGCTGTCGACCTACCGGTACCTGCGGATCAGTCTGGTTTCGGCGGTCGCCGCGCTGATCGCGTCGGTGGTGATCACCCGGTTGGCGTCCGGTGTTCCGCAGGACTCGGTCAGCGCCTACTACTACACCGTCAGCCACAGCATCTTCGTTGCGTCGCTGGGCGCCACCGGACTCGGGCTCATCGTGTACAAGGGTGAGGCGATCACCGAGGACATGCTGCTCAACTTCGCCGGCTTCATGGCGTTCGTCGTCGCCCTTGTCCCGACGGGGCGCCCGGCCTGCCAGGATCCGGACCCGCGGGCCTGCGGACTGTGGCTGCCGAGCAGCGCCGACACTGACGTGCCGATCCCCAACAACATCTTCGCGCTGCTCATCGCGGTCGCCGTCGGTTATGCGTTCTTCGTGGTCGTCGATGCGGTACAGGGCAATCCGCGGGCCACTCGTCCCCGGCGAGCGAAACTCGAGGTGGCGGTGCGGGTTCTCGGCGGGGCGGTCGTGGTTTTCGGAGTGGTGGTCCTGATCGTCAGTCCCCAGACGTTCGCCGACAAGGCCCACGGTTATGCGGCCATCGCGATGTTCGTGGCGATGACGGGTGTGGTCTGCCACTACGCGCTGTGGGCTGAGACCGGCAAGTACAGCGCGATCTACACGGCCACGGCGATGCTGATGGTGATCGGCGTGGTCTGGGCCGTGGTGTGCCTGTTCACCAAGGGTCCGGTGTTCTGGCCGGAGGTGCTGTTGATCGCGTCCTTTGCGACCTTCTGGATCACCCAGACCTTCGACCTGTGGCCCCAGGAGCACAAGTACGCCGACGAGGCCGACGCGATGGAACGCGCGCAGCCCTGACTCAGACCGAGGGCTTTCGGTGCACGCGCAGTCCCAAGCCGCCCATCCCCGTGGTCAGCGTCACGCGCATGCGTCCGGGCAGATGCAGTTCGATGTGGGTCATGCGTCAACCTCCTTTCGCTGCAACAGCACCGAGCAGGTGAGGATCACCAGGCCCGCTGCCGCCAGCAGTGCCCCCGCTGCCGCGGGAGCGGTGTAGCCGAATCCGGCCGCGATCACCATTCCGCCGATCCAGGCGCCCGCCGCGTTGGCGATGTTGAGCGCCGAGTGATTCAGGGCGGCGGCCAGGGTCTGTGCGTCGGCGGCGACGTCCATCAGGCGGGTCTGCAGGGCAGGCGCGATGGCCGCACCGCTGGCCCCGATCACGAACAACACGATCAGCGCGGTAACCGAGTGGTGGGATGCCACAACGAACACCGCCAGCGCAATGCCCAGGGCAGCCATCGTCGCGTAGAGGCTGCGGATCACCGACCAGTCCGCGAGCCGGCCGCCGAGGAAGTTGCCGACGACCATCCCCGCGCCGAAGACCATGAGCCCTACCGGAACCCACGCCCTGCCCACGCCGGTGACATCGGTCAGCGTGGTCGCCACATAGGTGTAGACGGCGAACATTCCGCCGAACCCGACCATGCCGACGCCCAGCGCCAGCCAGACCTGCGGACGCTTGAGGGCGCCGAGTTCGGTCAGCGGACTGCTGGCGTGGGTTGCGCCGACGCTGGGCAGCCACAGCCACAGCGCGACGATCGTCGCGATGCCGATCCCCACGACGAGGACGAAGGCACTGCGCCAGCCCAGGTGCTGGCCGAGCCACGACGCCAGCGGAACACCCACCACGGTGGCGACCGTCAGGCCCGTCATGACCTGCGCGACGGCCTTGGCGCGGTTTCCGGGGCCCAGTAGGCGCGCGGCGACGAGTGCGGCGATGCCGAAATACGCGCCGTGCGGCAGGCCCGCGACGAACCGCGCGGCCACCAGCGTGCCGTAGGTCGGCGCGAGAACCGACGCCACGTTGCCGAGCACGAACACCGCCATCAGGGTCAGCAGCAGCGCCTTGCGCGGCGCTCTGGCGGTCAGTGCGGCGATGACGGGCGCGCCGATCACCACACCGAGCGCGTAGGCCGAGATGATGTGGCCGGCCGACGGCTCACTGACGCCGAGG
The DNA window shown above is from Mycolicibacterium confluentis and carries:
- a CDS encoding molybdopterin-dependent oxidoreductase, which codes for MEAPRGVRMVLGVAAALLALGVTQLAAVPFGPGADARNAVGSTVIDHTPGPVKEWAIQTFGTADKLFLTIAIVVVILVLAAVTAAAETRRRPVGSIAIAAAGVAGAAAVLSRPEAGLADVIPSLLGAACGVAALRMLLRERPSDTERRRALAALGVLAVGVVGGVAGVAWSRRLNSVEGDREAFAAPTPQAPAPPIPDDVQPRGVTLPSFVTSNADFYRIDTALVVPQLPRDQWKLRIHGLVDREITFDFDDLADFELVEKVVTLTCVSNPIGGDLISNAVWTGYRVRDLLARAGVKREADMALSTSSDGFTAGTPVDALTDRRDALLAITMNGQPLPPEHGYPARLVVPGLYGYVSATKWVVDLELTRFDRAQAYWTKLGWSPRGPIKTSSRVDVPRSGQVVPVGPVTLGGVAWAQNRGVRAVEVRIDDGIWQPAELGASYSGDTWRLWSFPWRAEVPGVHTVTVRATDNTGQLQTEQYALPVPDGATGWHEVSFSVR
- a CDS encoding carbon starvation CstA family protein, giving the protein MATPAAPPERLEETVGDITYIRTEADLPPVAIIDRSPITTKHKAIFGTIALVGAIAWAIIAFFRGETVNAVWFVLAAICTYIIGFRFYARLIEMKIVKPKDENATPAEIFENGTDYMPTDRRVLYGHHFAAIAGAGPLVGPVLATQMGFLPGTIWIIIGAVVAGCVQDYLVLSISTRRRGRSLGQMARDELGVVGGAAAIIGVLVIMVILLAVLALVVVNALAESPWGVFSIAMTIPIAIFMGLYLRFLRPGRVSEVSLIGVVLLLLAVVSGGWVAETAWGADWFTLSKVTLSWCIIIYGLAASVLPVWLLLAPRDYLSTFMKVGTIALLAVGILLARPLMEAPAISQFATRGDGPVFAGSLFPFLFITIACGALSGFHSLISSGTTPKLLEKESQMKLIGYGGMLTESFVAIMALITACILNQHLYFVMNAPAAATGGTAESAAAYVNGLGLSGAPITAEEITAAAEGVGENSIVSRTGGAPTLAFGMSDVLHQVFGGESLKAFWYHFAIMFEALFILTTVDAGTRVARFMLSDGLGNLGGPLKKLRNPSWRVGAWACSVIVVAAWGSILLMGVTDPLGGINTLFPLFGIANQLLAAIALTVVTVVVIKKGHLKWAWIPGVPLLWDLIVTMTASWQKIFSADPKLGYWKQHSQYVAAKEAGETSFGAAKDPGQIDAVIRNTFIQGTLSIVFAVVVIIVVTAGVVMALRSIRGVGRPLAEDEPVPSRIFAPSGMIPTAAEKEVQKQWDALPASATRSVGTSPH
- a CDS encoding SDR family NAD(P)-dependent oxidoreductase produces the protein MEINGKKAIVVGGASGMGRASAELLKAKGADVAILDREGSDGKDVAQELGGTFHAVDVTDFDGTEEALAAAVADLGGLHVIVTTAGGGIGERTLGKAGVHSLDTFRKTIDLNLIATFNISRLAASHMAKNDPEDEERGVIINTASIAAFEGQIGQVAYTAAKAGIAGMCLTMARDLGSLGIRVLAIAPSLFATGLTKGIPDEFANALTKDAAFPKRLGRPEEYGKLVTAIVENPMLNGQCLRLDAGQRFAPK
- a CDS encoding YbdD/YjiX family protein — protein: MGRASRLSHQIRWYFSTLMGDNHYRRYVEHRRRLHPDEPVCTEREYWRMRDAAVEANPGARCC
- a CDS encoding ATP-dependent DNA ligase — encoded protein: MLLHDVTAASREVGATSSRLAKARHIAELLTRAAAEGSAEQVAVIVAWLSGDLPQRQIGVGWAALRSLPPAAATPTLTVAEVDTTFTAIGAVAGPGSQARRSTLLTGLFSAATGDEQAFLRALLGGELRQGALRGLMADAVAKAANLPATEVRRAAMLGGELPAVAAAALTGGAPALAEFTLRVGRPVGPMLAQTASGVAEALEKLGGTGIFEAKLDGARVQIHRSGSDVAVYTRSLDDVTARLPEVVDAARALPVRSFIADGEAIALRDDGRPHRFQVTASRFGSRGGGAIGLSVFFFDLLHLDGTDLLDAPTAERLAALDAVVPAQHRVDRLATSDEEAAQEFLTATLDAGHEGVMAKSPTAGYEAGRRGAGWLKVKPVHTLDLVVLAVEWGSGRRTGKLSNIHLGARDPATGGYVMLGKTFKGMTDAMLDWQTTRFTELADGPTDGYVVRVRPEQVVEIAFDGVQSSTRYPAGMALRFARVVRYRDDKPPAEADTVDAVRAIFER
- a CDS encoding MFS transporter, with translation MTTAAVPPTAPAALVAPPPSVLKLAVLALALGGFGIGTNEFVAMGLLPDIAASLGVSEPSAGHIISAYALGVVIGAPVIAALTARAPRKALLLTLMAVFVLGNVASVLAPTYGTLVAARFVAGLPHGAYFGIAALVAARLLGPGNRAKAVAQVMTGLTVATVVGVPLASWLGQHLGWRSAFVLVVGIGIATIVALWLWLPSVGATHASSPLTELGALKRPQVWLALGVGMVGFGGMFAVYTYVATTLTDVTGVGRAWVPVGLMVFGAGMVVGNFLGGRLADWSVIRSLYATMAALGIALAVFVVASHHSVTALIVLFVIGASGAAIAPALQTRLMDVAADAQTLAAALNHSALNIANAAGAWIGGMVIAAGFGYTAPAAAGALLAAAGLVILTCSVLLQRKEVDA